Proteins encoded by one window of Candidatus Saccharibacteria bacterium:
- a CDS encoding peptidylprolyl isomerase gives MVIVGVVLAIILLLTTFGILIYKYKSSARAVKIISKVIPYPVASVNGNILWNTATYNQYLFELASIQKFYQSQGQNLNDPASKEKLKQLENEIIGQLEDNLIIQQAAAKYKVSVSSKELTDQFNQLVQNAGGIDKVKQTLNSLYGWSIDDFKAKIKDSLLQKKLADKILNDPSLNAPAQAQAQDILKQAQGGADFAELAKKYSQDGSAANGGDLGFFGKGQMDPEFEKAAFSLEKDQVSGVVKTQYGYHIIKVTDKNGDQVRASNILIKGVDLNSWLQDQRNKANIRQYFQP, from the coding sequence ATGGTTATTGTGGGTGTGGTACTGGCAATTATTTTGCTGCTTACGACCTTTGGAATTTTAATTTACAAGTACAAGTCGAGTGCCCGTGCAGTTAAGATTATTAGTAAGGTTATTCCATACCCCGTAGCTAGTGTGAACGGCAACATCCTTTGGAACACGGCTACTTATAACCAGTATCTGTTCGAATTAGCCTCGATTCAAAAATTCTATCAGTCACAGGGCCAGAACTTAAATGATCCTGCCAGCAAAGAAAAGCTCAAACAGCTCGAAAACGAGATTATTGGCCAACTCGAAGACAATTTGATTATCCAGCAAGCTGCTGCTAAGTATAAGGTTTCGGTTAGCAGCAAAGAGTTGACCGATCAGTTCAATCAGTTGGTTCAAAACGCCGGCGGCATCGATAAGGTTAAGCAAACCTTAAATAGTCTGTATGGCTGGTCGATCGACGACTTTAAGGCCAAGATCAAAGATAGCTTGCTGCAAAAGAAACTAGCCGATAAAATTCTGAACGACCCTAGCTTGAACGCTCCAGCTCAGGCTCAAGCTCAAGATATACTCAAACAGGCTCAAGGTGGTGCCGACTTTGCCGAACTGGCCAAAAAATACAGCCAAGATGGTAGCGCCGCCAATGGTGGTGACTTAGGCTTCTTTGGCAAAGGTCAGATGGACCCAGAATTTGAAAAAGCCGCCTTTTCTCTAGAAAAAGACCAAGTGAGTGGGGTGGTGAAAACCCAATACGGCTACCACATTATCAAAGTTACCGACAAGAATGGTGATCAAGTGCGAGCCAGCAATATCTTGATTAAGGGGGTTGATCTTAACTCCTGGTTGCAGGATCAGCGCAACAAGGCTAACATACGCCAGTACTTTCAGCCGTAG
- a CDS encoding glycosyltransferase family 2 protein: MAQAKTSQKPAELHRVTDSRWFYRLWEIIPGFVSWAVILSPIYLSLIAPVGLAYLIIAFDIMWLLKSVRMSWALIRGYNRLQYITAQDWEANLRQLKDVSAALQKTEAEYAELAPKSNQRVNQVHLNKKKRWLRGEVERLRLLESHEATILNPDDLYQVIILAAYNEPPEIIEPSVNAILNSDYDMSRVIFVMAYEQRGGEAMAKTARELQKKYHKQFADYLAVCHPSDIAGELKGGGKGPNITYAGRAVKDYIEKKAIDPEKVLVTTVDADNRLHKRYLSRLSYAYCINPNRLHTSFQPIALFLNNIWDVPAPIRVVAWGNSIWPMIESIRAPRLRNFATHAQSLQTLIDTDFWSVTSPVEDGHQFWRTYFTYDGDHVAEPLFVPVYQDAVLAARYHRTFLAQYKQLRRWAYGVSDVPYMVKNSIQNKQIPWGNKLVQFGRLFEGHFSWATVPVLLTFAAWAPLFLNPSFNQQVLAHQLPVVASRLLTFATAGIFITIWISFLLLPTKPARYHHIKFVSMLLQWILMPVIGIAFGSFAAIDAQTRLMLGRYLGFTVTEKAVKK; this comes from the coding sequence ATGGCTCAAGCTAAGACCAGTCAAAAACCTGCTGAGCTACACAGAGTCACTGACAGCCGTTGGTTTTATAGGCTGTGGGAGATTATCCCGGGCTTTGTGAGCTGGGCTGTAATTTTGAGTCCTATCTACCTGAGCCTGATTGCACCAGTCGGGTTGGCCTATCTTATAATTGCCTTCGATATTATGTGGTTACTCAAATCGGTGCGTATGAGCTGGGCACTAATTCGTGGCTATAATCGATTGCAGTACATAACTGCTCAAGACTGGGAGGCTAACTTGCGGCAGCTCAAAGATGTTTCGGCGGCACTCCAAAAGACCGAGGCTGAGTATGCCGAGCTGGCACCAAAAAGCAACCAGCGAGTCAATCAAGTTCATTTAAACAAGAAAAAACGCTGGCTTAGAGGTGAGGTTGAGCGGCTGCGTTTGCTCGAGTCCCACGAGGCTACAATTTTAAATCCCGACGATCTTTACCAAGTAATTATATTGGCCGCCTACAACGAACCACCCGAGATAATTGAGCCATCGGTAAATGCAATTTTAAATTCAGACTACGATATGTCACGGGTGATTTTTGTAATGGCCTATGAGCAGCGCGGTGGCGAGGCTATGGCCAAGACTGCTCGCGAGCTACAAAAAAAATATCACAAACAATTTGCTGACTACTTGGCAGTCTGCCATCCCAGCGATATTGCGGGTGAGCTCAAAGGTGGGGGCAAGGGTCCCAATATTACCTATGCTGGCCGAGCCGTTAAGGACTACATTGAAAAGAAAGCTATTGATCCGGAGAAAGTACTAGTAACTACGGTCGATGCTGATAACCGTTTGCACAAACGGTATCTGAGCCGGCTCAGCTATGCTTATTGCATAAATCCCAATCGTTTGCACACATCGTTCCAGCCAATTGCCCTGTTTTTAAACAACATCTGGGATGTACCAGCGCCAATTCGAGTCGTAGCCTGGGGCAACTCCATCTGGCCGATGATTGAAAGCATTCGAGCGCCACGCCTACGTAACTTTGCTACCCACGCCCAGAGCTTACAAACCCTAATCGATACTGACTTCTGGAGTGTTACCAGTCCAGTTGAGGACGGCCACCAGTTTTGGCGAACTTACTTTACCTACGATGGCGATCATGTAGCCGAACCGCTATTTGTGCCGGTCTATCAAGATGCTGTTTTGGCTGCCAGGTACCACCGGACTTTCTTGGCTCAATACAAACAGCTGCGCCGCTGGGCCTATGGTGTTAGCGACGTACCTTATATGGTAAAAAACAGTATTCAAAACAAGCAGATCCCTTGGGGTAATAAGCTGGTTCAGTTTGGTCGCTTGTTTGAGGGCCATTTTAGTTGGGCCACGGTGCCAGTATTACTTACGTTTGCGGCCTGGGCGCCACTGTTTTTGAACCCTAGTTTTAATCAGCAGGTACTAGCACACCAGCTACCAGTTGTGGCTTCACGACTACTGACTTTTGCTACGGCCGGTATATTTATAACCATTTGGATAAGTTTCTTACTATTGCCAACCAAACCAGCGCGCTATCACCACATTAAGTTTGTTAGTATGCTGCTGCAGTGGATACTGATGCCAGTAATCGGCATAGCCTTTGGCTCGTTTGCAGCCATCGATGCCCAGACCCGTCTTATGCTGGGTCGCTACCTAGGCTTTACTGTTACTGAGAAGGCGGTTAAGAAATGA
- a CDS encoding undecaprenyl/decaprenyl-phosphate alpha-N-acetylglucosaminyl 1-phosphate transferase — translation MTVFFVGFVSSLILTALLVPYVKKLAFKIGAVDKPSREKRKIHTRTIARGGGISIYIAFVVLSLVLLKGVNWQFLGLLIASTMVLLIGLADDIWRLSPWLKLAVQTLAALVATVMFGIGIDAITNPFGNTFVLNNFVVHVTVLAHTFTINYVASLLAMVWLIAMTNTMNFLDGLDGLSGGVAAIAAFVIFLVSISAKVNQPNTGLMALILAGGCLGYLFYNFYPAKIFNGDSGAYFLGMTLGILSIISGAKLATAALVLGLPILDALWAVTRRLIHGQSPFRADRGHLHYLLLDVGLSQRQAVFIIYSICVVFGGVAVFAGTTEKLLAILALVIILVILLVTLASIKARQK, via the coding sequence ATGACAGTCTTTTTTGTTGGCTTTGTGTCCAGTCTAATTTTGACGGCGCTGCTGGTACCATACGTTAAAAAGCTTGCTTTCAAGATTGGCGCGGTTGATAAACCGAGCCGCGAAAAGCGTAAAATTCATACTCGAACTATTGCCCGAGGTGGGGGCATATCCATCTATATAGCCTTTGTGGTTTTGAGTCTGGTGCTGCTAAAAGGGGTAAACTGGCAGTTTCTGGGTCTCTTGATAGCCTCCACCATGGTACTTTTGATTGGCTTGGCCGACGACATTTGGCGGCTTAGCCCTTGGCTTAAACTGGCAGTCCAAACTCTGGCCGCCCTGGTGGCTACGGTTATGTTTGGCATTGGCATCGATGCTATTACCAACCCCTTTGGCAACACCTTTGTACTCAATAACTTTGTGGTTCATGTTACGGTGTTGGCGCACACCTTCACCATCAACTATGTTGCCAGTTTGCTGGCTATGGTTTGGCTGATTGCCATGACCAACACCATGAACTTTTTGGACGGCTTAGATGGCCTGTCGGGTGGGGTGGCGGCGATCGCGGCCTTTGTGATTTTTTTGGTCTCGATTAGTGCCAAGGTTAACCAACCCAATACCGGCTTGATGGCGCTGATTTTGGCCGGCGGCTGTCTGGGCTATTTGTTCTATAATTTTTACCCAGCCAAGATATTCAATGGCGACTCAGGCGCTTACTTTTTGGGCATGACGCTAGGAATACTGTCGATTATTTCGGGCGCTAAGTTGGCTACAGCCGCCCTGGTGCTGGGCCTGCCAATTCTCGATGCCCTGTGGGCCGTAACTCGACGCTTAATTCATGGCCAATCACCGTTTAGGGCTGACCGTGGGCATTTGCACTATTTACTCCTTGATGTCGGCTTAAGCCAGCGCCAGGCGGTGTTTATTATTTACAGCATCTGTGTGGTATTTGGCGGGGTGGCGGTGTTCGCCGGCACCACCGAGAAGCTTTTGGCCATTTTGGCGCTGGTAATAATCTTGGTTATTTTGCTGGTCACTTTGGCCTCCATTAAGGCCCGGCAAAAGTAG